The following proteins are encoded in a genomic region of Phragmites australis chromosome 9, lpPhrAust1.1, whole genome shotgun sequence:
- the LOC133928288 gene encoding phospholipase A1-II 7-like: protein MASSESIAKRWRELHGEHSWDGLLDPLHIDLRKSIISYGELAEATYDGFNTERRSPHIGACMYGYDDLLHISGAAAAGHYKVTKFIYATSSLPLPDAFLLLPLAALKDVWCRESNFMGYVAVATDEGVAALGRRDIVVAWRGTVRPLEWTNDLDVTPVPAAPVLGSSFGENPFALVHRGFLSLYTSSNANSKFNQTSARDQVLEEVRRLVELYKDEDTSITITGHSLGAALSTLNAVDIVANGANKPASNSSKPPCPVTAMVFACPHVGNNFFRSAFRSFRDLKSLHVKNFGDIVPNVPALAYVDVAVQLPINTSNSPYLHWPLMSMSLHNLELYLHGVAGEQGSAGGFKLEVERELALVNKSADVLKDEYPVPASWWVLQHKGMVKNDDGQWELKDFKHI from the exons ATGGCGTCGTCTGAAAGCATCGCCAAGAGGTGGCGCGAGCTCCACGGCGAGCACTCGTGGGACGGCCTGCTGGACCCGCTCCACATCGACCTCCGCAAGTCCATCATCTCCTACGGCGAGCTCGCGGAGGCCACCTACGACGGCTTCAACACGGAGAGGCGCTCGCCGCACATCGGCGCGTGCATGTACGGCTACGACGACCTGCTGCACATATCgggcgcggccgccgccggccacTACAAGGTCACCAAGTTCATCTACGCCACGTCGAGCCTGCCCCTGCCCGACGCGTTCCTCCTGCTGCCGCTGGCGGCGCTCAAGGACGTATGGTGCAGGGAATCCAACTTCATGGGGTACGTCGCGGTGGCCACGGACGAGGGCGTGGCGGCGCTGGGGAGGCGTGACATCGTCGTGGCATGGCGCGGGACGGTGAGGCCCTTGGAGTGGACCAACGACCTGGACGTCACGCCGGTGCCCGCCGCGCCGGTGCTGGGCTCCTCGTTTGGTGAGAACCCATTCGCCCTCGTGCACAGGGGATTCCTGTCCTTGTACACGTCCAGCAACGCAAATTCCAAGTTCAACCAGACCAGCGCCAGAGACCAG GTTCTTGAGGAGGTGAGGAGGCTAGTGGAGTTGTACAAGGACGAGGATACCAGCATCACCATCACCGGCCACAGCCTCGGCGCGGCGCTCTCCACCCTCAACGCCGTCGACATCGTCGCCAACGGCGCGAACAAGCCGGCCAGCAACTCCTCCAAGCCGCCGTGCCCGGTGACGGCCATGGTGTTCGCGTGCCCGCACGTGGGGAACAACTTCTTCAGGAGTGCCTTCCGCTCGTTCCGGGACCTCAAATCCCTCCACGTGAAGAACTTCGGCGACATCGTGCCCAATGTCCCGGCGCTGGCGTACGTGGACGTGGCCGTGCAGCTGCCCATCAACACAAGCAATTCGCCGTACCTACACTGGCCTCTCATGTCCATGTCGCTCCACAACCTTGAGTTGTACCTGCACGGCGTGGCAGGGGAGCAGGGCAGCGCCGGAGGGTTCAAGCTGGAGGTGGAACGCGAACTGGCGCTGGTGAACAAGAGCGCCGACGTTCTCAAGGACGAGTACCCGGTGCCGGCAAGTTGGTGGGTGCTTCAACACAAGGGCATGGTCAAGAACGATGACGGCCAGTGGGAGCTCAAGGACTTCAAGCATATCTAA